GGCGCGGGCAGGGCGGATCGGGGCGCTGCTCCGATCATCCCACCTGCGGGCATATCGACAGTTTCGATCGCTTCGGCGAGGATCTGGAGGCATTCGCCGCCGACTGGGTGGCGGCGACGCCCGGCCCGCATGTCGTCATGGGGCATTCGATGGGCGGTCAGATATTGTTGCGCGTGCTGGTCGACGGCCGTGTGCGCCCCGATGCGGCGGTGCTGATCGCGCCGATGCTGGGCATTCGCACGATGTTCGGAAGCTGGCTGGCCGAGAAGATGGCCCGGCTGGTCGGCGGGATCGGCAATTCAGCACGTCCGGCCTGGCGCGGCAAGGATACGCCGCGCGCCACGGAGACGCGGCAGGAGCTGCTGACGCACGACCGCGACCGCTATTCCGACGAGCTGTTCTGGCAGCAATCCGATCCGGCGCTGCTTTCGGGCCCGCCGAGCTGGCAATGGGTGATGGAGGCGTTTCGCGTGACTCGGGAATTGCGGCAAGACCCCGGTCTCAAGACGATGGACGTACCCGTGCTGACGCTGATTTCGCAGGTCGACAAGCTGGTCAATCCGCGCGACGTGATCGCGACCACTGCGAGACTTCCCGATGCGCGCCTCGTCCGTTTCGGCAAGGAAAGCGCGCATGAAATCCTGCGCGAGGTGGATCGGGTGCGCAATCGCGCGATCGGCGAGATCGAGCTGTTTCTTGCGGCGAGGGCGCAGCGCCGTTGAGCCATTTCGACGTCGCCATTGTGGGAGCGGGCATTGCCGGTGCGGGTCTGGCCGCCGAGATCGGTGCGCGTGCCAGCGTGCTGATGCTCGAGGCGGAAGACCGGCCGGGCTATCACGCCACCGGGCGTTCGGCCGCTTTCTGGTCGGAAACCTATGGCGGGCCGCTGGTGCAACCGCTCACTACCGCTTCCGGCCCGGAACTGCGCGCGGGCGGCTATCTCGATCCGCTGGGCTCGCTCCATATCGGTCGCGTCGAAGATGCGGCTGCGCGCGACGCGTTTCTTGCCGAATTCGATGGCAGCGGAGTCGCGCTGGTTCCGGTGGATCCGCATGCGCGCGTCGCCGGGCTGCGGGCGGAATGGACGCTTGGCGTCTTCGAGCCGAGCTGCGCCTATATCGATGTCGGCGCACTGCACGGCGATTATCTGAAGAAAGCGGCGCGCGGCGGCGTGACGCTGGTGCTCGACGCGGCGCTTGGTTCGCTTACGCGCGAAGGAACGCGCTGGCTGCTGGAAACCCGAGCGGGGCGGTTTACTGCCGATATCGTCGTGAACGCCGCCGGGGCATGGGCCGACGAGGTAGCACGAATGGCCGGAGCGCGACCGATCGGGATTACGGCCTATCGGCGGACGATGGTACAGCTGCGGACCGAGCCTCCGACCGCGCCCGGCATGCCGCATGTCACGCGTTTTGACGGCGCCATGTATTTCAAGCCCGAGGCGGGCGGCAAACTTTGGCTCAGCCCGCATGACGAATCGCGAGTGCCGCCCGGCGATGTCGCTCCCGAGGAAATCGATGTCGCGACGGCAATCGACCGGCTGGAGCACACCGTGGACTGGCGTGTCGTCGCGCTCGAACGCAAATGGGCGGGGCTGCGCAGCTTCGCGCCCGATCGTTTGCCGGTGTTCGGGTTCGATCCTGTTCGGGAGGGCTTTTTCTGGTGTGCGGGGCAGGGTGGGTTTGGCATTCAGACGGCGCCCGCCGCGGCCAAGCTGGCGGCAGCATCGCTGCTGGGCGGTGCGCTGGACGAGAGCGTGTCGTCGATCGATCCGGCAATCTATTCTGCGGCTCGCTTCGCCGCATAGCGCGGCTTCTGGGTTGGCCTCTCCGGTTCGGCCGCTATGGTTGCGCTCTCGCAACGATGGAGGCCCGTATGGCGCACAAGTTTGAAATCTATAAGGACAAGGCGGGCGAGTATCGCGTCCGTTTCAAGTATAATTCGGAAATCATGTTCTCGACCGAAGGCTATTCGAGCAAGTCGAGCGCGCAGAACGCCATCGATTCGATCAAAAAGAATGGCCCGGACGCGCCGATCGAAGACAATAGCTGATCTCTTTCGGTGACGAAGAACGGGGCCCGTTTTGCGACGGCCCCGTTTCGCTACGCTGGATATTTCACCAGAGCGCCTGAATGGCGGGCGCGATCAGCGGCTCGATCATCATCGCGATACCCGCCACACTGGCCAGGAAGGCGAGCGTGCGCAGCACCGGGATGCCGAGCGCATAGAGCGGCAGATAGACGATGCGTGCGGTCAGCCAGAGCAGCGCGCCGAGTTGCGTCGTTTCGGTCTGCGTCCGCGCCACCGCCAGGATCAGTGCCAGCGCGATCACGATCGGGAACGTCTCGAAGAAGTTATTCTGCGCGCGGATCAGCCGTCCGGTGAGCGGCGAGGGCGGCGGTGTTTCCGCGTCGCGCGCGCCGACATTCCATTTGGTGCCATATTGCGCCGTCTTCGCGCTCACCGCCGCGAAGATATGCACGAATGCGAGCACGCATCCCCACACCACTACCGCCAGTTCGACCGTCATCGGCTATCCCCCCTGTTTCGCGGAACAATAGCGCAGCCGGGCGGGCAGGGAAATGTTACCGAGCGGCGATCGCCGCGTCGCTGGCCAGCTTGTCGGCGCGCTCGTTATCGGGGTGGCCGGCATGGCCCTTCACCCAGATCCATTCGATCTGGTGCGGTTTGGCCGCTGCCAGCAGCTCCTGCCAGAGATCGGCATTCTTGACCGGCTTCTTCGCGGCGGTTTTCCAGCCGTTTTTCTGCCAGCCGTGAATCCATTTGGTGAGGCCGTCCATCACATATTTGCTGTCGGTCGACAGCGTGACGCGGCATGGGCGCTTCAATGCCTTCAGACCCTCGATCGCCGCCATCAGCTCCATGCGGTTGTTGGTTGTGTGGCGCTCGCTTCCCGACAGCTCCTTTTCGGTCGTCCCCATGCGCAGCACCACGCCCCAGCCGCCCTTGCCCGGATTGCCCTTGCACGCGCCGTCAGTGGCGATTTCGACATGCTTCATTGCGGTCATGCCAGCGTCGGCAACAGCGTGGCGAGATCGGGGTCATAGACCTTGACGCGCCGCCAGAAGGCCAGCGGATCCTTGCGTGTCACCAGTGCGTCGGCCGGCGTGTTGAGCCAGTCCCAGGCGCGCGACAGGGTGAAGCGTAGACACGCGCCGACCGCGAGATCGTGAAAGGCCGAGTGTTCGACTTCGCTCAACGGAAAGCTCTGCGAATAGCCTTCGATCAACGCATTGCCGACTGCTTCATCATAGTGTTCGCCGGTCGTATCGAACGACCAGGCCGCGTGCGCCACCGCGAGGTCGTAGAGCCGGATGTCGGTGCAGGCGAAATAGAAATCGATCACCCCGGTTATCGCGTCGCCC
This genomic interval from Sphingosinithalassobacter tenebrarum contains the following:
- a CDS encoding alpha/beta fold hydrolase translates to MTASESIRRTIPRGAQVTSWSAADGWPLRSFAWPVEDARPRGSILFLTGRGDLFEKYLELFHHWHGQGWTITSFDWRGQGGSGRCSDHPTCGHIDSFDRFGEDLEAFAADWVAATPGPHVVMGHSMGGQILLRVLVDGRVRPDAAVLIAPMLGIRTMFGSWLAEKMARLVGGIGNSARPAWRGKDTPRATETRQELLTHDRDRYSDELFWQQSDPALLSGPPSWQWVMEAFRVTRELRQDPGLKTMDVPVLTLISQVDKLVNPRDVIATTARLPDARLVRFGKESAHEILREVDRVRNRAIGEIELFLAARAQRR
- a CDS encoding NAD(P)/FAD-dependent oxidoreductase, whose protein sequence is MSHFDVAIVGAGIAGAGLAAEIGARASVLMLEAEDRPGYHATGRSAAFWSETYGGPLVQPLTTASGPELRAGGYLDPLGSLHIGRVEDAAARDAFLAEFDGSGVALVPVDPHARVAGLRAEWTLGVFEPSCAYIDVGALHGDYLKKAARGGVTLVLDAALGSLTREGTRWLLETRAGRFTADIVVNAAGAWADEVARMAGARPIGITAYRRTMVQLRTEPPTAPGMPHVTRFDGAMYFKPEAGGKLWLSPHDESRVPPGDVAPEEIDVATAIDRLEHTVDWRVVALERKWAGLRSFAPDRLPVFGFDPVREGFFWCAGQGGFGIQTAPAAAKLAAASLLGGALDESVSSIDPAIYSAARFAA
- a CDS encoding YegP family protein yields the protein MAHKFEIYKDKAGEYRVRFKYNSEIMFSTEGYSSKSSAQNAIDSIKKNGPDAPIEDNS
- a CDS encoding MAPEG family protein, with product MTVELAVVVWGCVLAFVHIFAAVSAKTAQYGTKWNVGARDAETPPPSPLTGRLIRAQNNFFETFPIVIALALILAVARTQTETTQLGALLWLTARIVYLPLYALGIPVLRTLAFLASVAGIAMMIEPLIAPAIQALW
- the rnhA gene encoding ribonuclease HI; amino-acid sequence: MTAMKHVEIATDGACKGNPGKGGWGVVLRMGTTEKELSGSERHTTNNRMELMAAIEGLKALKRPCRVTLSTDSKYVMDGLTKWIHGWQKNGWKTAAKKPVKNADLWQELLAAAKPHQIEWIWVKGHAGHPDNERADKLASDAAIAAR